The sequence TCCGTCGCTCGCATGAATTAATTGGCGCGCCGGGAGACCATCGCCAAGGCAAGCTCAGGGCAGATTGTATATCGCTCGGACGGCTGCCTTGCGGATATTTGACCCCGCACGGGGCCAAAATAGGCTTTTCCGCGACCCCGTGTCCCTGTATGTTGCGCCGGCTAAAAGGCCAATATTCCTAGGGCTCCGGGATGGGGGGCCGTCGCTCGGCACGGAGAGTGTCGCGCTCGCCATACGAAGGTCGGGGGTGCTTCGCCCTCGACCCTACCAATGTCCCTTCGAACGATCTGCCGGCCGAGGTTTTCAAGGTGTCGAGCGTCCGATTTGGCTCGCGTGTCGCCCGGGATTGTCGCCCGATAAGCGAGGGTTGCGAGCGGGGGATGCGTATAGAAGGTGGACCTTGTTGTGGCGATAGCGACGCGTGCCGATCGGTCATGCCCCTACCAAACGTTTTTTCAAAGGCATTTGGGCTGGCCATAACAAGGATTTTTGCATTGTAGGCTCGCTGGGATCCCATATGAAATTCACAGCTGATCGGCGGGCCGCACTGCGAGGACCGTGCGTCGAAATGTCCCTGCGCGGACATCGAGCCCATGTGCTAACGAAACCCGCCGGGCCCGCGAGGGGTGCCGCGGGCGGTGCGTGACAAATAGAGGCGAGGGAAGTGCTCGGCGTTAACGATCTCTCCTGGCGAATGCGACGGAATCTGGCCACGGCGTGGCCGGAAAAGGCGTACCGAGTGGATTTTTTCCCCGCGCGCTTCATGCTGCGGCGCATCCTGGTATGCAACTGCCCCGAGGCGGTCAGGCACGTCCTCGTCGACCGATTTGACAATTACGTCAAGAGTTCGCTTGTGCGCGAGCTCCTCAAGCCGCTCGGCCGCGGAATGATCAGCAGTGAAGGCGAGACCTGGCGCCGGCAGAGACGGACGGTGGCGCCGACATTCCAGCCGAAGCGGCTCGAAAGCTTTGCACCCCAGATCGTGGCGGCGACGAACGAGCTATTGGCAAAGTGGGATCGCGAACCGGAGGGTGCGGTCGTCGATCTCGCGGTGGCGCTTGGAGCGCTGACGCTCCAGATCGTGACGCGAACGTTGTTCTCGATCAACATACGCGGCCATGCGGGCGAGCTTCGCACCGCGTTCCTGAATTTCGACAATTTCAGCAGCCGGCCGGCACTTGCCGATATGATCGGCCTGTCGCGCTGGATCGAGCGCAAGCAGCCGCCGGAGATGGCGGGTGCGAGAGCGCTTCTCGACCGGATCGTCTTCGGGATCATCGCAAGGCGGCGGCGCGCCGGCGGACCGGCCGATGACATGCTTGCTTACCTTCTCGCGGCACGCGACGGCGACGGTGCCGGGGACGATGATGAGCTGCGCGATCAAATCGCGACGTTCTTCTCGGCGGGTCACGAAACGACGGCGAATGCGCTCGGCTGGACGTTCCACCTTCTAGCACAGCACCCTGCGGTCGAAGCCAAGCTGCACGCGGAGCTGGCGACCGTGCTTGGCGGCCGTCCGCCATCCTATGGCGATATCGGCACGTTGCGTTACACGCGCATGGTCATCGAGGAGGCGATGCGCATACTTCCCGGCGCCAACATAATCCCGCGCGAAGCGCTCGAGGACGACGAGGTCATGGGCCATAAAGTGCCGAAGGGCTCGACGGTGATGATCTCTCCGTGGGTCCTGCACCGGCACGAGAAATTGTGGGACCGGCCGCGCGAGTTCGATCCCGAGCGCTTTTCGCCGGATCGTGCAAAGGAGCGACGCAGGTTCGCGTACATTCCCTTCAGCGTTGGCCCGCGCGCCTGCATCGGTGCTGGTTTCGCGATCCAGGAGGCGGTATTGGTGCTGGCGACGGTGGCGCAACGCTTCCGTCTTCGACCGGCACCCGGCCCGGAGCCGGTGCCGGTCGGCATCGTCCTGATCCGGCCTCGCGATGGCCTGTCAATGCGCCTCGAGCGTCGCTGAAGCGCCCTTTGCGGCGGGCCGTTCAACGCGAACGAATCAACACTTTTCGCCGTGGCGGCGACAGGAACGCACGGAGCCCTGGGGTTGAGCCCTCCGCTCAGCGCCGGCCGCAATGGCGCCTTCAAAAAATGAAATCTGCGGCAATGTGGGGATGCGTGATCCTTCACATACCCCGCGAACTCGCGTCGCTTCGGCCAGGCGGGCTAAGCAGGACCCAGAATCGTCATTCGTTGATGGCAAGTCACGGTGCGGCGTGCGAAGATCGGGAGGAGGAGGTACGCCGTGGATCGTATCGACCTTCGCTCCGACACCGTGACCAAGCCCTCGGACGGTATGCGGCGCGCAATGGCGACCGCCGAGGTCGGCGACGACATGTACCGCGAGGACCCCTCGGTCAATCGGCTGCAGGACCGTATTGCGGAACTTCTCGGCAAGGAAGCGGCCCTTTTCCTACCGAGCGGTACCATGGCGAATCAGGTCGCCCTCCGGGTGCTGACGAGGCCCGGCGACGACGTGGTCGTTGGCCAAGAGGCTCACGTTGCATGGCACGAGCTGGGTGCCGCGGCGGTCAATTCGGGCGTGCAATTCACCGTTGCCGGTTCGGGCGGGACCTTCACAGCCGCTGATTTCCTCGCGACTTACAAGGCCCCGGGACACGTCGTCATACCCTCGACGGCACTGGTGGCTCTCGAAAACACGCACAATCGAGGCGGGGGCATTGTCTTTCCCCATCAGGACTCGCTTGCGGTCTGTCAGGCGGCGGCACACCTAGGGGTGCGCAGCTACCTCGACGGGGCGCGGCTCTTCAACGCCGCCGCGGCGACCGATCTCACACCCGGTGAGCTTGCCGAACCTTTCGATATGGTCTCCGTGTCGCTCTCGAAGGCGCTCGGCTGCCCTGCCGGCAGCGTGCTGGCCGGCCGCGCACTCGACATGCCCCGCGCGGTGCGCGCGCGAGGCATGTTCGGTGGTGCGATGCGGCAAGTGGGCATTCTCGCAGCCGCGGGCCTCTATGCGCTCGATCGGAATCTCGCCCGAATCGCGGACGACCACGCCAATGCACGCCTTTTGGCCGAGCGATTGGCGGATGTCCGCGGCGTGCGCATCGATAAATCGACGGTTCAGACGAACATCGTCGTCTTCCGACTGGAGGAAGGCGCTCCCGACGCCGCGAACGTCGTCTCCCGCGCCAAGGCAGAGGGAGTGTTGATCGCGGCACTCGCCCCCCGCACGGTCCGGGCTGTAACGCACCTGGACGTGAGCCGCGAACATTGCAGCCGGGCCGCCGATCTACTCGCGCGCGTGATCGAGCAGCACTGAACGGACCCCGCGTCCGATCCGGGCACGGCACCGATCACGCACGATGCCCGGACTTTCGGCGCCCGACCTTTCGGACCGGATGACTCCAAACAGTCAGTTCGACGCCGAAGCCGGCGTGACACCCACATACTTGAATTGGTGGGTCACATCCCCGTCCGGGTATTTCGGATCGTGCTTCACCTGGTAGGCGCTGATCACCTTGGTCACCATGTCCCCGTTCGCGTCGAACGCGACCTCGCCCTGCAAGGTCTTGAGGTTCGTCGACTGGATGGCGTCACGCACGGTGTCGCGGTTCACCTCCTTGCCGCTTGCCGCAACGCGCTTAATGGCGTCGATGATCACGAATGCGGCGTCATGGGACGTGATCGAGTAGTCCTCCGGGGGCTTTTTGTAGCGGGCCGTAAAGCGATTGGCCCATTCCTGAATAGCCGGATCGTCCGTTACGTGAGGCGAGGGAACCGTTGCATACCATCCATCCGCCGCCGGAAAGCCGACACCCTTGAGAAAGTCTCCGCCGACCAGACCGTCTCCTCCGCCCTTGACCGCATTGGGAATGACCTCGTAGGCCTGCTTCGCAAGCTTGACCGTCGCGACGGCGTTGCCGCCGACATAGAGGCCGTCCGGCCCCATTCCCTTGATCTTCGTCAATACGGTCGTGTAGTCGGCCTCCTTCGGGTTGAGCTGGTCGCGGCCCAGGACTTTGATCCCGATCTTCTTGGCCTGACCCTCGAAAGCGTCGGCAAGGCCGACGCCGTAGGCGCCGCCATCGTCGAGCACGTAGACCGACTTCACGTGAAGAACGTCCTTGAAGTAGTTGGCCATGTTCGGGCCCTGATAGGCGTCGGTCGCGACCATGCGAAAAAAGACCGCCTTGCCCTTCGGGCGAAATTGTCCTGCGAATTTCGGATCGGTGAGGTCCGGATTCGTCGCAGACATCGTGATCGCCGCAAGGTTTGCCTCCGACAGGATCGGGAGCATCGCCTTGGCCTCGCCGCTCGTGGCCGGACCGACGATCGCGACGACTTTCGAGTCGGACGCTAACTTGCGCGCGTTCACGGCGGCCTGGGCTGGATCGTATTGTCCCGTGGTCGCAGTACCGCTGTCGAGCACAGCCGCATCGAGCTTGTAGCCCGCCACCCCGCCTGCGGCGTTCGCGTCGTCAATGGCGAGCATCGCGCCATCTTTCATCGTCGTCGCCAATTCGGCGTCCCCTCCCGTGAGCGGAAGCTCGATGCCGATCGCGACGGTCTTATCGGCGGCCCCCGCTGGGGCGAATAAGCCGAATGCGGCCGACATTGCAGACGTGGCGATCGCAACCGCCAAACGGTTCCAGCAGATGGAACGGGTCATGTGATTTCCTCCCCCCTCGCGTCGGTGAACGGATCCCGTGATCGTACGTGGCGCCCCCGCAGGCCGACGTGCGCGTGAGTTTTGGCGCCTCCGAAAATCGAAGGCGATTCTAATTTATAACATGCCATGTCACGAGAATCCGAGGCCCGTTGATGCCCTGCAGTTGAAGAGCATCTTCGCCCGTGCGTCGGTTGGAGAGACTAGTGTGGCGAATCCGAAATTCGCCACATCTGGGTGCGGGCCCGGGAGCGAATTTCGGATTCACAGCCACACGAGGAATATATTGTATCTCGTGTGGTATTCGGGTTTGAAGTTCCTAAACGCGGATGCCACCAAAATGCTAGGAACTTCAAATCCGCCACACTAGGCGGTCGTGCGCCCGAGGAGGTACTTCGCGATCAAGTGGTCGAGCGAGATCAGGCCGGGGCCGCGCGTGAGGATGAAAAGGAGCATCGATGTCCAAATCAAGTGCTCATTCCAATCCTCGGGATAGACGAGAACCTCGATCACGAAGGTCATGGCGAGCATCGGCAACGTCGCGAGCCTCGTGCCGAGGCCGATGACAAGCAAGACCGGCGTCGAAAGTTCGACCGAGGCCGCAAGCGTTGCGGCGAGTTCGGGCGGCAGAAGGGGCACTTTGTACTCGTCGCGGAAAAGCGCCACCGTGGTCTGCCAGCTCGCGATCTTCGTCAGTCCCGAACTCCAGAAGACACCGCCGACGCAAAGCCGGAAAAGAAGCTGAAAGGCCCACAGCGGGAACCGCTCCAATGCCGTGAGAATTGATCCCGCGCGCTCACGCCAACCGAATTTCACGGGCAAGACGGCACTCCGGTCATTCACGATTTACGCTCCATCCATTCGGCCGACGCAATTGCAAGTCCAACCACGGCCTCATCGCGGAAAAGTTCGGCAAGTGCCGCGGCGAGATCGAATGGGGGCGTGCCATCTTCGCCAGATGCCAGCTCGAATGCCCGTTCGAGAGTCTCGCCGCGCGCGAGCGCGCGGCGGAACGCGAATGACGCGGGAGCGAGCCGGCGATAAACCACATCCATACCGCGCCGGCGAAGCTCGAGGCGGACTCCACCCGCGCCGATATCGATCGATCCTTCGCCCTCGGCGTCCGCTTGGTTCTCGCGCCAGATACGATCGATCGGCCAGGGCGAGGCGAGGTGGCGGATCGAAGGGTGCAAATGAAAAACGAGGCGCCCCGTATCCTCGGGCGCGAAAGCGCCAAGGGCGCTCGGCGCCAAGGGTGCCGCCTCCGCGGCAGTCGCCGCTTCATGCATGAGCCACTCGAGCCGCGCCGTGTCGGCGAGGTAGACAAGCTCAACGCAGGGCGGGAATTTTCCGAGGAACGCCGGAAAGTCGGCGCCATAGGTCGTCAAGCACGGTTGTTGCGGCGGCCGGCTCCTGATGAACTCATGGGCGGCGTAATCGAAGAAGCGTTCATCGACGAGACGGCAGATGACCGGGAATGTTTCCTTGAGTGCGGCCGTGAGCGACGCCATGACATTGTTGCGATAGACGGCAAGCCGCTCGGCCGGCGTGAGCCCGTCGTCGAGGATGAGCCCGGCAATACCATCCTCCGCGTCATTGAGAATGGCGTCGCGGAAGTTGCGTTGAACTTTACCGAGCGTCGACATTTGCGAGCAGCGCGGATGCAGCGATCTTCCCGGCTTTCCTTGCCTCGGCAAGGAGTTCGGGGAGGGCCGGCAAATTCTTGTCCCACTCGATGAGGCTCGGCACCATGCCGAAGCGGTCGACTGCTTGGCTGTAAAGCGCCCATACCTCGTCGCACACGGCAGCGCCGTGATCGTCGATAAGAAGCGGCCGGCCCCTGCGCTCGGTCTTAAAATGTCCGGCGAGGTGAATTTCGCCCACGATGTCGCGCGGAATTCGCTTGAGATACGCCGCGGCGTCGAGGCCGAAGTTGACGGCACTCACGTAGACGTTGTTCACGTCGCAGAGAAGGCCGCAGCCAGTCCGTCGCGCAAGTGCTGCGAGGAACTCGGGCTCGGGAATCGATGAGGTGCTGAAGCGTAGATAGGCGGAAGGATTCTCGACGAGAATCGCTCGGCCAAGAGATTCCTGGACGATGGCTACGTTGCGGCTTACGACGTCGAGGGTCTCCTCCGTGTAGGGGAGGGGGAGGAGATCGTTGAGGTAAATCCCCTCGTTCACGCTCCACGAAAGATGCTCGGAGACGGCGAAAGGCTCCGTCTCGGCCACGAGTGCCTTGAGGTGCCCCAGATGCGTACGGTCGACACCCTCGGCACTGCCGAGCGATAGGCCGACGCCGTGGAGGCTCAAGGGGTAATGCTCGCGCACCGCTAGGAGACGGGCGCGTGCCGGTCCCCCGCCCATGTAGTTCTCCGGATGAACCTCGAGCCAGCCGACAGGCGGGTGGGTGGTCAGGATTTCGGTCAGGTGCGGCGCGCGCAAGCCCACGCCGACTTTCGTCGCGATCGTCTTGCCCATGCCATCCGCCCGATCCATCGCCCCATCCCGCCTTCGGCAGCGCCCGATGTTACGCCTTCGGGGTCAGGCTCGCACCCTGGATCTTGGAGCAAGTGCCGACGGGCACATAGATCCAGGATTTGGGGTCGTTGGAAACCTTGGCTTCACCGGCGCAGGAATGCACACCGGTTGCACCGCAGTCGTTCTTGCCGGCGGCGGCGACGCCGTAGCATTTCTCCGCCTGGAACGACGGTGCGGGTGCGGGGCCCGCGTTGGCGAGAAGCGGCAAGGCAACGGTCGCCGCGACGGCGGATGCGATCAAAAGCGAGCTTTTCATGTGAACCTCCTGAACTTGACCAGTTCCCGGCCGCATTCTCCGCTCGAGTCGACCCGAGGGGAGGTAATGCGCGCCGGCACCATCCGCAATCTAGGTGCGGGACCGCTCACGAACTCATCAGCAAGCGGTGACCTCACGCTCATGTGTAAGGCCGTGAGGCGTCCAGATTTTCGCGCTGGCGTGGCTATGAATCCGAAATTCGCCACATCCGGGTGTGGGACCGTGGGCGAGTTTCGGATTCGCCACACCAGGCTTGGCCGCCCCCTCCCGCAGTAAGGCATCGTTAACATCTGGTACACCAATGTCGCGCACACTGCCGTCCTGGATTTGAAAGAAGGGCTTGTATTGAGATGCCCCCGTTGCCGCCCCAGAATCCTCGATACAATTTCAGCGCGATGTCGGTGCTCATCGTGGAGGACAACGTTTTCGCGCAAAAACTCGTGCGCGACATTTGCAGGACATTCCGGTTCGGCGAGATAGTCGTATGCGGGTCGTCGGAAGAAGCACTCGAGACCCTCAAGGCAAAGCGCGTCGACTTCATCATCAGCGACTGGGACCTGGGCCCCTCGTCGAAGATGGACGGTCTCGAACTCACACGGCACATTCGTCGCGACCCCGCCAGTTCGGATCCCTACGTGCCGATCGTCATGTTGACGGCCCATGCCGATATGGCCCATGTGACCCGCGCGCGGGATGCCGGTGTCACGGAATTTCTCGCCAAGCCCATCTCGCCGGTTCTTCTCCTGGCGCGGCTTACCCATATCATCGACCATCCGCGCCCCTTCATCCGGCATGGCGATTACTTCGGACCGGATCGGCGCAGGCGCGTCGTACCGATCGACGGGCCGGAGCGGCGTGGAAACGCGGCGGCGAACGCAACGTCGAGCGAAACGGTGGCTGGCTCAAGTGCCGGCAGCGGGCCAAAGAAAAATCTCTCCGCCGCCGACGTTTCGGAAATTTTGCCCGAAACGGCGACGCCGGCAAGGGCTGATCAGGGGACAGGAGCCACGACATGAATGCGGCGACCAGTGTCGAGATTATCGACATGCCGAATCGACTCGCGGAACGGGCGGCGAAGCCGGGCGGCCTGACACCCGATGAAATGGTGCGTGCGGGCCTGGCCGCTATTGCGAAACACACAACGCGTTACCAGGACGAGCGGCGAAAGGATCTCGACGAGCTAAAGGCGCTCTTCGCGCGGTTCACCTACGCGCCGTCTTCCAACCTCAAGCTGCTCGACGACATTCGCCGCAAGGCCGACGACCTCAGGAGCCACGCCACCACGTTCGGCTATCCGATCGTGACCGCGGTCGCCGATTCACTCTCGACTCTCGCCGAACGGCTCGTCGCAACGGATGCAAGCACCCGGTTGGCGCTTGAGGCGCTCGAGACCCATGTCCGGGCGCTTACGCTGCTGATTGAAAAGAACATCACGGGCGACGGCGGCGCCTATGGGGGCGAACTCATCGCGGGGCTCAAGGGCGTTATCGACAAAGTTGCCGTGGAATAAGCAGGAAGATCGCGGGATCAGGCGCTTTTGACCGCTCGGCTAAGCTGAACTCTCTCGGCGCGTCCGAGTCCTTCCTGCTCGGCCCAATCGCGGCTGTTGAGCACCTGCCCGTCCCTTCGTACCCGCTCCGTATGCGTGAAATCGATATCGGCGTAGAGCCACTGTGCACCGTTGAGCGCACCCTCGGCGATGATCCCTGTATCCGGGAGCCCACGATCGGGTGGCGCATAAACGCCGGCAGCACCCACATTGACGTCGACCGCGGGAGACCACGGCGCCTCGCCGACCGTCGGCGCCATCGCCACGTAGCACTGGTTCTCGATGGCACGGGCCCGGCAGGCAATGTTAACGCGGCTGTAGCCCGCGACGGCGTCCGTGCAGCTCGGCACCAGGATCAGGCGTGCGCCGGAATCGCACAGGCGGTGCACAAGAAGCGGAAACTCCACGTCATAGCAGATCGCGATTCCGATCGGTCCGAGGTCCGTCTCGAAGAGGCGAAGACGATTTCCGCCCTCGATACCCCAAAGCTCGCGCTCGAAGCGCGTCATGACGATCTTCTCCTGGCTGCTGTATGGGCCGTCGGGCGAAAAGAGGTGCGTCACGTTGTGAAATTGTCCGACAGAGTTGCCGACCGGCAGGCTCGCGGCGGCGATGTGAACGCCATACCGTCGGGCGAGCTCGGCGTGCAGTTCCAAGAAGGGCTCGACGAACTGCTTCATTCCTTCGATCGATGCCTTGAGATCGCCCCGCGAATTCTCATCAAGGAGGGAGGCAAGTTCCATTCCACCGTATTCGGGAAAGAGAAGGAGTTCAGCGCCGTTGCCGGCGGCCTCGCCGACCCAGCTTTCGAGCTTCATGCGATAGGCGTCCCAGCTTGCCAAAAGCTCGATCGGGTACTGTGCCGCGGCGATGCGCATGGCTGGCTAGATCTCCCTGATCCAAAAGCGCATCGGCTTTTCGGTTGGTACGTTGTCGCCGATATCACGCCATGAAAAGACGCTTTCGATGCCCGCAAGGGGGCGATAGCCGCGGTTTCGCCAGAAGCCATCGAGCGGGGCATAATCGCTCGGCCGTTTGGGATGATCGGCCGACCGGGTGACGGCACAGAAGACCACCCGATCGAAGCGCTGAAGCACGCGGGCATGGGCTTCCCGATGCTCGAAGAAGGCAACGCCGATCCCGCGGTTGCGATAGGTCGGCAAAAGTACGGACTCCCCGAAATAGAAGATTTTCGATGCGTCGAAGCCTGCGGCGTGGAACGGGGCCTTAATATATTCGTGCTCATGCTCGAGCGGTGCGCCGGTCGCGGCCCCGATTAGATTATCCCCATCGAAGGCGGCGACAATGACGCTGTCCGGGCTTTTGGCATAAGTCTCGACGTAACGTGTCTCGTAGGCCTCGTCGCCCTCGTAGAGATACGGAAAATCCCGGAACACGGTCATTCGCAAACGCGCGAGGCCAGGAAGCGATTTCGCAAAGCCGTCTCGCGTGAGCCGCTCGACGCGGATACCGGCGACCACACTTGCGGGCTCGCACACTTGGCTTATCCAATTCCGGACGTTGTACGTGTTGGTGATCCGCGCCACCTTGCCGTCCCGCACCTCGAAGAAGGCCCCGGCGGCAAGACGGTAACGTTGGCCCCGTGCCGGCGGCAAGCCGTCGTCGGTCTTTAAATATCGTCCGAGTACCGTGAACTCCGCGGCAGCATGGGCGCCGTCAACGCCCGTCGTGACCACGAGATCGACAATGCGCTCCTCATAGCGTTCATTCATGCGATCGAGAAAGCGGCGGAATGCGCCCTTGCCGACCTGACGCCCGCCCTGGTTGACGTCATGCATAACCTCCTCGGCAAGGAGGGCTAAAAAGCCTTCGACATCGCGACGATTGAAGGCCGCATAATACGCGCGAATGAGATCCTCGGTCGTCATCGTTTTTCCGTCACAGGCAGCATGCAGGCGCCGTCGACCCCAATCTGCGCAACCTCCGCGAACGCCACCACTAGGGCAAAAGAGAATAGAGGACAAGCGCCAACCAAGCCGCTCAGCCGGCACCCGCGGTCCGGCCGCCGAGATAGGCAGCGCGCACGTCGTCATTGCTCCAAAGCGCTTCGGGCTTGCCCTCGGCGACGAGGCGTCCGGTCTCGAGCACGTAGCCCCGGTCGGCAACCGAGAGCGCCATGTGGGCGTTTTGCTCAACGAGCAGGACTGTCGTACCCTCCTTGCGAATTTCGGCGATCACTTTGTAGACCTGTTGCACGATGAGGGGGGCCAAGCCAAGGGAGGGTTCGTCGAGGAGGAGGAGCTTCGGCCTCGACATCAGGCCACGTGCGATCGCCACCATCTGCTGCTGACCGCCCGAGAGCGTCCAGCCGAGCGCTTTTTCGAATTTCTTGAGTTCCGGGAAGATGGCGAACATACGTCCGACGTCCGCATCGATGTCGCGCCGGGTTACCTTGCGACGATTGGAGGCGCCGAGGACGATATTCTCCCACACCGTCAGGCCCGGAAAGACGCGCCTTCCCTCCGGCACGTGGGCGATGCCGAGCTTCACGATTGCTTCGGGCGAAAGCCCGCCGATCGGCCGGCCGTGGAAAAGAATGCTGCCCGATTGGGGTTTCATGAGGCCGGAGATCGTGCGAAGCGTCGTACTCTTGCCGGCCCCGTTGGCGCCAAGCAGGGCGACGATCTCGCCTTCATCGACATGAAGCGAGAGGCCTTTGAGCGCTTCGACCTTTCCATAGGCCGAGACGGCCTCGTGAAGTTCAAGTAGCGGCATTCGCCCGCACCTCTCCAAGATATGCGGCGACCACCTCGGGATCGCGCAATACGTCGGACGGCGACCCGTCCGCGATGCACCGGCCGAAATTGAGCACCGTAATGTGCTCGGCGACCTGCTCCACGAGATTCATGTCGTGGTCGATGATGAAGATCGTGAGACCGTGGCCCTTGAGGCGCTTGAGCAGGCTGACCAGTTCCGCCTTCTCGACGTGGTTGAGCCCTGCACCCGGCTCGTCGAGCAGGAGGAGCTTCGGCGTACCGGCGAGGGCGCGCGCGATTTCGACGAGCCGCTGGTGTCCGTAGGAGAGGCTTGCGACCTGCAGGTGCGCGCGATCCACAAGGCCCACGAAGTCGAGTGCTGCGAGTGCGTGATGCTCGAGTCCCGCGGTCTTGCCCGCGACCCTGTGATTCGGCCGCTCGGCCCCGACCATGACGTTGTCGAGCACGGTCATGGCGCCGAACAGACGAATATTCTGGAAGGTTCGGCCCATGCCGTGGCCCGCCCGCTCATGAGGTGCGAGATTGGTGATATCGAGGCCCTCGAGAATGACGACACCCTTCGTCGGCCGGTAGATGCCGCTCAATACGTTGAGCATCGTCGTTTTGCCCGAGCCGTTCGGTCCGATGAGCGCATGCACGGCGTTGCGCTTGACCGCAAGTCCGACGCCATCGACTGCCTTCAGGCCGCCAAAATACTTGGCAAGACCTGTTACCTCCAGGATCGTCGATCCGTCCGCCCGGCCGGTTTCCTCGGTCAGCGGCAAGGGTGGGATCGCTCCAGGACGGATCGGCCTGACCGGATTCAGCTTGCGCCAGAGTGCTGTCGCGAAGCCCCAAATCCCCGCCGGCATGAAGACCATGATGAGGATGACGGCGCAGCCGTAAACCGCAAGGTATATGGTCTTGAGAAAACGCAACCATTCCGGCAGGAGGATCAGAAGGCCGGTACCCAGCACCGTCCCGGCGGGCGAACGCGAGCCGCCCAAAAGCACCATGGTAAGGAAGACGACGGACTCGTTGAACGTGAATTGATCGGGGCTGATATAGGCGAAGCCGCCCGCAAAAAGGCCGCCACCGATCCCGCCGAGCAGGGCCGAGAGCGTAAAGGCGACGACCTTGACCCGGTAGGTGTTGACCCCAACCACGCCCGCCGCAAGCTCGTTGTCGCGCACGGCCTGCATGGCGCGGCCGAGCTTGGTCTTCCTGAGATGCCAAACGAAATAACCCACGATGAACAGGATGGCGATGGAGACGGCAAGATAATGCGCGCTCGGGGCGAAATAATTGTGGAAGAGCACGGGACGCTTGATGCCGGTAACACCGTCGGGTCCGCGCGTGAGCGAAACCCAGTTCGTCAGCACGAGCGCCATGATGGTCTGGAAACTGATCGTTACCATCGCGAGGTAATGGCCGCCGAGGCGAAGCGAGGTGAGCCCGAGAATCGCTCCCGCCAGTGCCGCGAGGCCGATCCCGACGACGAGCGAGGGGAAGAATGGCAGCGCAAACGTCGTGGTGCCGAGCGCTACGCTGTAGGCCCCCAGGCCGAAGAATGCCGCCTGAGCGAGATTGATCTGCCCGCCATAGCCGAGCACGATGGTAAGGCCGA is a genomic window of Alphaproteobacteria bacterium containing:
- a CDS encoding cytochrome P450 — its product is MDFFPARFMLRRILVCNCPEAVRHVLVDRFDNYVKSSLVRELLKPLGRGMISSEGETWRRQRRTVAPTFQPKRLESFAPQIVAATNELLAKWDREPEGAVVDLAVALGALTLQIVTRTLFSINIRGHAGELRTAFLNFDNFSSRPALADMIGLSRWIERKQPPEMAGARALLDRIVFGIIARRRRAGGPADDMLAYLLAARDGDGAGDDDELRDQIATFFSAGHETTANALGWTFHLLAQHPAVEAKLHAELATVLGGRPPSYGDIGTLRYTRMVIEEAMRILPGANIIPREALEDDEVMGHKVPKGSTVMISPWVLHRHEKLWDRPREFDPERFSPDRAKERRRFAYIPFSVGPRACIGAGFAIQEAVLVLATVAQRFRLRPAPGPEPVPVGIVLIRPRDGLSMRLERR
- a CDS encoding GntG family PLP-dependent aldolase: MDRIDLRSDTVTKPSDGMRRAMATAEVGDDMYREDPSVNRLQDRIAELLGKEAALFLPSGTMANQVALRVLTRPGDDVVVGQEAHVAWHELGAAAVNSGVQFTVAGSGGTFTAADFLATYKAPGHVVIPSTALVALENTHNRGGGIVFPHQDSLAVCQAAAHLGVRSYLDGARLFNAAAATDLTPGELAEPFDMVSVSLSKALGCPAGSVLAGRALDMPRAVRARGMFGGAMRQVGILAAAGLYALDRNLARIADDHANARLLAERLADVRGVRIDKSTVQTNIVVFRLEEGAPDAANVVSRAKAEGVLIAALAPRTVRAVTHLDVSREHCSRAADLLARVIEQH
- a CDS encoding branched-chain amino acid ABC transporter substrate-binding protein, coding for MTRSICWNRLAVAIATSAMSAAFGLFAPAGAADKTVAIGIELPLTGGDAELATTMKDGAMLAIDDANAAGGVAGYKLDAAVLDSGTATTGQYDPAQAAVNARKLASDSKVVAIVGPATSGEAKAMLPILSEANLAAITMSATNPDLTDPKFAGQFRPKGKAVFFRMVATDAYQGPNMANYFKDVLHVKSVYVLDDGGAYGVGLADAFEGQAKKIGIKVLGRDQLNPKEADYTTVLTKIKGMGPDGLYVGGNAVATVKLAKQAYEVIPNAVKGGGDGLVGGDFLKGVGFPAADGWYATVPSPHVTDDPAIQEWANRFTARYKKPPEDYSITSHDAAFVIIDAIKRVAASGKEVNRDTVRDAIQSTNLKTLQGEVAFDANGDMVTKVISAYQVKHDPKYPDGDVTHQFKYVGVTPASASN
- a CDS encoding DoxX family protein, producing the protein MNDRSAVLPVKFGWRERAGSILTALERFPLWAFQLLFRLCVGGVFWSSGLTKIASWQTTVALFRDEYKVPLLPPELAATLAASVELSTPVLLVIGLGTRLATLPMLAMTFVIEVLVYPEDWNEHLIWTSMLLFILTRGPGLISLDHLIAKYLLGRTTA
- a CDS encoding DNA-binding domain-containing protein, which translates into the protein MSTLGKVQRNFRDAILNDAEDGIAGLILDDGLTPAERLAVYRNNVMASLTAALKETFPVICRLVDERFFDYAAHEFIRSRPPQQPCLTTYGADFPAFLGKFPPCVELVYLADTARLEWLMHEAATAAEAAPLAPSALGAFAPEDTGRLVFHLHPSIRHLASPWPIDRIWRENQADAEGEGSIDIGAGGVRLELRRRGMDVVYRRLAPASFAFRRALARGETLERAFELASGEDGTPPFDLAAALAELFRDEAVVGLAIASAEWMERKS
- a CDS encoding DUF692 domain-containing protein, which codes for MDRADGMGKTIATKVGVGLRAPHLTEILTTHPPVGWLEVHPENYMGGGPARARLLAVREHYPLSLHGVGLSLGSAEGVDRTHLGHLKALVAETEPFAVSEHLSWSVNEGIYLNDLLPLPYTEETLDVVSRNVAIVQESLGRAILVENPSAYLRFSTSSIPEPEFLAALARRTGCGLLCDVNNVYVSAVNFGLDAAAYLKRIPRDIVGEIHLAGHFKTERRGRPLLIDDHGAAVCDEVWALYSQAVDRFGMVPSLIEWDKNLPALPELLAEARKAGKIAASALLANVDAR
- a CDS encoding DUF2282 domain-containing protein, with product MKSSLLIASAVAATVALPLLANAGPAPAPSFQAEKCYGVAAAGKNDCGATGVHSCAGEAKVSNDPKSWIYVPVGTCSKIQGASLTPKA
- a CDS encoding response regulator, with the translated sequence MSVLIVEDNVFAQKLVRDICRTFRFGEIVVCGSSEEALETLKAKRVDFIISDWDLGPSSKMDGLELTRHIRRDPASSDPYVPIVMLTAHADMAHVTRARDAGVTEFLAKPISPVLLLARLTHIIDHPRPFIRHGDYFGPDRRRRVVPIDGPERRGNAAANATSSETVAGSSAGSGPKKNLSAADVSEILPETATPARADQGTGATT